CAGATGGTGCGGGTTGCCATGTGCTTAGGGTTGAGAGTCAGCGAGGTTCTGGCTCTTAAATGGTCAGACTTCGATTTTCGGAGCCTGACTCTAGAAGTTGTTCGGGGCGTGGTTCATGGTCGCATTAGTGATGTGAAGACGGAATATAGCGAGGATCTACTCCCGTTGGACTCCGCTTTCGCTGAAGTCATGCTCGATTGGCAACAACGCTGTCCAAAGAGTGAAGGGAACTGGGTCTTCCCAAACCCAAACACTGGCAAGCTGTACCATGCTTCACCTATCGGCCGGGACTACATCCGTGCTGCTGGCAGAAAGGCGAAGCTTGAGAAGGACATTGGCTGGCATACCTTCCGACACGCATACAGATCGTTTTTGGATGACGCTGGTGCGCCTGTCGGGGTGCAGCAAAAGCTGATGCGCCATGCTCAGGTAAGCACGACCATGAACACGTATGGAAATGCCCAGATGCTGTCCAAACGATCAGCCAATACCAAGGTTGTTCAGATGGTTTTGCCCTCGAAAGGAAGGCTCGAAGAAGCAGGTTAAACAGGGAACCCCACACTAAAGTGGGGTTCTGTGGGGTCCTAAACCCCTAAATGGTTGCGGGGGTAGGATTTGAACCTACGACCTTTGGGTTATGAGCGACCCCCGCCTAACCTATGTTGTTGACTCTACGGCACGAATGGCGACTCAAGAGTATCGAAAAGGACGCACTAAACAGGGTACCGGGAGTCAGATGGGAGTTTCTTCTCTTCGTATTTTCTTTGCCGTTAAGGGTAATTGATTGCACCTTGCTGGTGCAGTATTTGGAGAAGAAAAGGCGTAAATGGTCCGGCGACCTTTGGGCGGAATTCCCAAGGATGCAGCATTCTAACCGCGTGACGCGCGACCTTGAGCAAAAGTACAAATTCTTAATTGAGCGCTATCGGGAGTTTGTGGTCGCTAGCCAGAGCTGCAAAGAGTACATTTTCATTGGGGATGGGATCAC
This Tunturibacter gelidoferens DNA region includes the following protein-coding sequences:
- a CDS encoding tyrosine-type recombinase/integrase codes for the protein MVRVAMCLGLRVSEVLALKWSDFDFRSLTLEVVRGVVHGRISDVKTEYSEDLLPLDSAFAEVMLDWQQRCPKSEGNWVFPNPNTGKLYHASPIGRDYIRAAGRKAKLEKDIGWHTFRHAYRSFLDDAGAPVGVQQKLMRHAQVSTTMNTYGNAQMLSKRSANTKVVQMVLPSKGRLEEAG